Proteins encoded together in one Telopea speciosissima isolate NSW1024214 ecotype Mountain lineage chromosome 4, Tspe_v1, whole genome shotgun sequence window:
- the LOC122657629 gene encoding purine permease 3-like — MVKKEDAKIKKALKRSLLLLNCAMLGIGNCGGPLLLRLYFVRGGKRIWFSSWLETGGWPVLLFPLAASYLYRRRSKGRGDSPDATRLFFMKPFIFIACAVIGVLTGLDDYFYSYGVSCLPVSTASLIIATQLAFTAFFAFLLVRQRFTPYSINSIALLTVAAVVLALHTSGDRPANESNKQYLIGFLMTISAAALYGLVLPMVELTYKKARPTITFSLVMEMQLVISIFATLFCTIGMLVTKDFEVIPREAREYELGEAKYYLVVVFSAIIWQFFFLGAIGVIFYGSSLLAAIIITTLLPITEVLAVFFFQESFKAEKGISLALSLWGFASYFYGELKANKKSNQTPESENPRLHPPSSQV; from the exons ATGGTCAAGAAAGAGGATGCAAAGATAAAGAAAGCCCTCAAAAGAAGCCTCCTCCTGCTAAACTGTGCCATGTTGGGCATCGGCAACTGTGGCGGACCCCTTCTACTACGGCTCTACTTCGTGCGCGGTGGCAAACGAATTTGGTTCTCAAGCTGGTTGGAGACGGGTGGTTGGCCTGTCCTTCTATTCCCTTTGGCGGCTTCTTACTTGTATCGCCGCCGTAGCAAGGGAAGAGGAGATTCACCTGATGCCACGAGACTCTTCTTCATGAAGCCCTTCATCTTCATAGCCTGCGCCGTCATCGGCGTCCTCACTGGATTGGATGACTACTTCTATTCCTACGGCGTGTCCTGTTTACCTGTTTCCACTGCTTCCCTTATAATTGCAACTCAGCTGGCCTTCACTGCATTCTTTGCTTTTCTTCTGGTTAGGCAAAGGTTCACCCCTTACTCTATCAACTCCATTGCTTTATTAACGGTGGCCGCGGTGGTACTCGCTCTCCATACGAGCGGTGACCGCCCGGCTAATGAGTCCAATAAGCAGTATCTGATAGGTTTTCTCATGACCATCTCGGCGGCAGCGTTGTATGGGCTGGTTCTGCCCATGGTGGAGCTCACTTACAAGAAAGCCAGACCGACCATTACCTTCTCTCTCGTTATGGAGATGCAGTTAGTTATTTCCATCTTTGCAACTCTTTTCTGCACAATAGGGATGCTCGTCACCAAAGACTTcgag GTTATTCCAAGAGAGGCAAGAGAGTATGAACTTGGGGAAGCCAAGTACTATTTGGTGGTGGTATTTAGTGCAATCATTTGGCAGTTCTTCTTCTTAGGAGCAATTGGTGTCATTTTTTATGGTTCTTCATTACTTGCTGCTATCATAATTACCACTCTACTACCAATCACAGAGGTCTTAGCCGTTTTCTTTTTCCAAGAGTCGTTCAAAGCTGAGAAGGGAATTTCTCTCGCCCTGTCATTATGGGGTTTCGCTTCCTATTTCTATGGTGAGCTCAAAGCAAACAAGAAAAGCAATCAAACTCCAGAATCAGAAAATCCTAGACTCCATCCTCCATCATCACAAGTGTAA